The following are encoded in a window of Phaseolus vulgaris cultivar G19833 chromosome 3, P. vulgaris v2.0, whole genome shotgun sequence genomic DNA:
- the LOC137806914 gene encoding monothiol glutaredoxin-S2 has protein sequence MDRVTKMVSERPVVIFSKSSCCMSHSIKTLFCDFGVNPSVHELDEIPRGRDIEQALSRLGCSPSVPAVFIAGELVGGANEVMTLHLNRSLIPMLKKAGALWV, from the coding sequence ATGGATAGGGTGACGAAGATGGTTTCAGAGAGGCCAGTGGTGATCTTCAGCAAGAGCTCCTGCTGCATGAGCCACAGCATCAAGACCCTCTTCTGTGACTTTGGGGTGAATCCATCGGTTCATGAGCTTGATGAGATACCTAGAGGCAGAGACATTGAGCAAGCTCTTTCAAGACTTGGTTGCAGTCCCTCTGTGCCTGCTGTGTTCATTGCTGGTGAGCTTGTGGGTGGAGCCAATGAAGTCATGACTCTTCACCTTAACCGCTCCTTGATTCCAATGCTCAAGAAAGCAGGAGCTCTTTGGGTTTGA
- the LOC137839399 gene encoding uncharacterized protein, which yields MVYLVVSEEAVNSALVQEINNEEHPVHFVSRTLHAAETRYQMIEKVALALVLTARRIRPYFQNHAITVRTNYPIYKILSKPDLAGRMIGWLVELLEFKIRYEPKGATKSQCLADFSAELTPQPDTPIGWVLFMDNSSNKTSCGVGVVLEGPGDLLVEQALQFAFKATNNQAEYEAILVGLNLAHDLGAREVVCKSDSQLVVGQIKGEFEVKEPLLQRYYHTVNNSIAKFDKVIIKHIPQ from the coding sequence ATGGTATACTTGGTTGTCTCAGAGGAGGCAGTCAACTCCGCCTTGGTCCAAGAAATTAACAATGAAGAACACCCAGTACACTTTGTTAGCCGCACGCTCCACGCAGCCGAAACAAGGTACCAGATGATCGAAAAAGTCGCCCTAGCACTTGTGCTGACCGCCAGGAGGATCCGACCATACTTCCAAAATCATGCCATCACTGTAAGAACCAACTATCCTATATATAAAATACTATCTAAACCCGACCTTGCAGGACGAATGATAGGATGGTTGGTTGAGCTATTAGAATTCAAAATTCGGTATGAGCCAAAAGGTGCCACCAAATCACAATGTTTAGCGGACTTCTCAGCAGAGCTAACACCACAACCCGACACTCCGATTGGGTGGGTACTCTTCATGGACAATTCGTCCAATAAAACTTCCTGCGGTGTGGGGGTCGTCCTGGAGGGTCCAGGGGACCTCCTAGTTGAACAAGCgctccagttcgctttcaaggcAACGAATAATCAGGCCGAGTACGAAGCCATATTGGTCGGCCTCAACCTCGCACATGACCTAGGAGCACGCGAAGTTGTATGCAAGAGCGACTCGCAGCTGGTTGTTGGTCAGATAAAAGGCGAATTCGAGGTAAAAGAACCCCTCCTCCAGCGTTATTACCACACAGTCAACAACTCCATCGCCAAGTTTGACAAAGTCATCATCAAGCATATACCGCAGTAG